The following nucleotide sequence is from Paracrocinitomix mangrovi.
AGGATGCTCAAAAGTGATTGATTTTGCATGTAAGTACAGTCTTGAATGTCCAAATTTGGCTTCAAATGCGTGATTGTGATGCCTGTTGCCATATTTGGAATCCCCAATAATTGGATGCGCTATTTTATTCATGTGTTTACGCAATTGATGGGTTCTGCCTGTTTTTGGAATGAGTGATACCAAACTGTATCTGGCAGTAGGATAGGGCTCAACCTCCATTTCAACCTCTGTTTGTTGCAAGCATTTCAATAATGTCAATGCCTCTTGGTAGTTGCCTCTGTCATTTTTAACCGGTGAATCTATGGTTAATTCATCCGGAACAAATCCTCTTACCAATGCATTGTATTCTTTGGTGATGGATTGATCTGTAAACTGATTTTGATAGTAAACAGCTGTTGCTACATCTTTAGCAACCATCAATACTCCTGAGGTTTTTCGATCTAATCTGTGAATTGGATGAAGCTTGATAGGAAAAGTTTTACGCAATAGCTGTAAAAGACTTTCTTCGGTTATATTCCTGGCGTAATGCGAATGGTGAGTCAACAGATTGGCAGGTTTATTTACCACAATCAAATTGTCATCCTCATAAATTATCAGGCCGTTCATCATCTTGCGAAACTACTTTAAAAAGTAATTGCACCATCTTTTTTTCAATTGATGTAACTTTTTAGTTGTAATTGACACTTACCTATTAAATAGGGAAACTTTCCTTTTG
It contains:
- a CDS encoding RluA family pseudouridine synthase, with the protein product MNGLIIYEDDNLIVVNKPANLLTHHSHYARNITEESLLQLLRKTFPIKLHPIHRLDRKTSGVLMVAKDVATAVYYQNQFTDQSITKEYNALVRGFVPDELTIDSPVKNDRGNYQEALTLLKCLQQTEVEMEVEPYPTARYSLVSLIPKTGRTHQLRKHMNKIAHPIIGDSKYGNRHHNHAFEAKFGHSRLYLHAKSITFEHPTKGTFTAMADFPEFWERDLEVLGISL